A section of the Sedimentisphaera cyanobacteriorum genome encodes:
- a CDS encoding AAA family ATPase — protein sequence MEKAEFELGDFTIICGKNNTGKTYATYALYGFIDFFNNHYHLDVPDNLIKNLLENGSAEIPLDNYSKKRNRILSDACREYKKLLPNVFAANKRNFENVKFLVSLDEPEEFPAKEIEVNYGTNKKNILKLNKPKNANKITASLMIQNGGQELHKDLIDNAIGETIRQVLFGHLFPKPFIISEERTGAAIFRSELNFARNRLLEEVSSMEKTSFNPFELINKVYSDYALPVKQNVEFIRNIENVAKRESFLAVEHHDLLQEFADIIGGTYKVTNSDELYFIPNKDKRVKLTMDESSSSVRSLLDLGFYLKHICRKGDLLMVDEPELNMHPENQRKIARLFARLINLGIKIFVTTHSDYLIKELNSLIMFDPENTSHLKIMEKANYSKKESLSSSKFKVYTAEKAKILKDGNKRKTTGLTLIPADIDKELGIEVASFDESIEAMERIQNSLLFESEE from the coding sequence ATAGAAAAAGCGGAATTTGAGCTGGGGGATTTTACCATAATTTGCGGTAAGAATAATACCGGCAAAACATACGCAACTTACGCCCTTTATGGTTTTATAGATTTCTTTAACAACCATTACCATTTGGATGTCCCGGACAATCTTATAAAAAATCTACTGGAAAATGGCTCAGCAGAAATTCCATTAGATAATTACTCCAAAAAAAGAAACAGAATACTTTCAGATGCATGCCGAGAATACAAGAAACTTCTTCCCAATGTATTTGCTGCAAATAAGAGGAACTTTGAAAATGTTAAATTCCTCGTGAGCTTAGATGAGCCTGAAGAATTCCCTGCCAAGGAAATCGAAGTAAATTACGGAACCAATAAAAAGAATATTCTAAAATTAAATAAACCCAAAAATGCAAATAAAATCACCGCAAGCCTGATGATACAAAATGGAGGCCAAGAACTTCACAAAGACCTTATAGATAATGCGATTGGAGAAACTATCCGTCAGGTTCTTTTTGGCCATTTATTCCCCAAACCATTCATTATAAGTGAGGAAAGAACTGGAGCTGCAATTTTCCGCTCTGAGCTTAATTTCGCAAGAAACAGACTGCTGGAAGAAGTTAGCTCTATGGAAAAGACTTCGTTTAACCCTTTTGAACTGATAAACAAAGTTTATTCAGATTATGCACTTCCGGTTAAGCAAAACGTTGAATTCATTAGAAATATAGAAAATGTAGCTAAGAGAGAAAGCTTTTTAGCTGTCGAACACCATGATCTGCTCCAAGAATTTGCAGATATTATTGGGGGAACATACAAAGTAACAAATAGCGATGAATTATACTTTATCCCAAATAAAGATAAAAGAGTAAAGCTGACCATGGATGAAAGCTCAAGCTCTGTTCGTTCTCTGCTTGATTTAGGTTTTTATCTTAAACATATCTGCCGAAAAGGTGATTTGCTTATGGTGGATGAACCTGAACTTAATATGCACCCGGAAAATCAAAGAAAGATAGCAAGGCTTTTTGCAAGATTAATCAACCTTGGAATAAAAATCTTTGTAACCACTCACAGCGATTACCTGATAAAGGAGCTGAATTCTTTGATTATGTTTGACCCTGAAAACACCTCACATCTAAAGATAATGGAAAAGGCAAATTATTCTAAAAAAGAATCATTATCTTCTTCTAAATTTAAGGTTTATACTGCTGAAAAAGCGAAAATTCTCAAAGACGGAAATAAACGAAAAACTACAGGCCTGACTTTAATCCCGGCAGATATCGATAAAGAACTTGGAATTGAAGTGGCCAGTTTTGATGAATCAATTGAAGCAATGGAAAGAATCCAAAACAGCCTTCTTTTTGAATCAGAGGAATAA
- a CDS encoding potassium channel family protein, with amino-acid sequence MKKFAVIGLGRFGKKLAVALSMSEAEVIAIDIKRDEIDSIRDQVSHAVRLDSTDEQALISQGVDKADVAVVGIGQRRGGFEAAILTVVNLKNMGVKNIYARAINLVSGQVFKAVGATEVVYPEIEAAQRWAYKLIAPQVTDKIDFAPGYSLARISAGDSFHSKTLVDLQLRKKFNVNLIAIKRGKFAADEKEGKIINVPMPKTIIYKEDILMVSGSDINLAKLPQD; translated from the coding sequence ATGAAAAAATTCGCTGTTATAGGGCTCGGCAGATTTGGCAAAAAACTGGCCGTTGCGCTTTCAATGAGCGAGGCGGAAGTTATAGCGATAGACATAAAACGAGATGAAATAGACTCGATCAGGGATCAGGTAAGCCATGCGGTACGTCTGGACAGCACCGATGAGCAGGCACTGATTTCTCAGGGCGTTGACAAGGCCGATGTAGCTGTAGTGGGGATAGGCCAGAGAAGAGGCGGCTTTGAGGCGGCTATTCTTACAGTAGTAAACCTGAAGAATATGGGCGTAAAGAATATCTATGCAAGAGCCATCAATCTGGTATCAGGTCAGGTATTCAAGGCTGTAGGGGCAACGGAAGTAGTTTATCCTGAGATAGAGGCAGCGCAGCGGTGGGCGTATAAGCTTATCGCCCCGCAGGTTACAGACAAGATTGATTTTGCCCCGGGCTACAGTCTCGCAAGGATAAGCGCAGGCGACAGCTTTCACAGCAAAACGCTGGTTGACCTTCAGCTCAGAAAGAAATTCAACGTGAACCTAATCGCTATTAAGAGAGGTAAATTTGCGGCAGATGAGAAAGAAGGCAAGATTATTAACGTACCTATGCCCAAGACAATAATATATAAAGAGGATATTTTGATGGTGTCAGGCTCTGATATTAATCTCGCAAAACTGCCGCAGGATTGA
- the lpdA gene encoding dihydrolipoyl dehydrogenase → MAKDYDAVIIGAGPGGYAAGIKCARNGLKTAVIERDKPGGTCLNYGCIPSKALLGSAEFIIKARHANLMGLDVSFGEPNWGRIQSRKDAIVKSFTSGVEGLLRSNGAELIIDDAEVKENGSVRLKNAGREISCEHIILASGSEPKGIPSIPFDGKKVISSKEALNLKEIPKSMVIIGGGVIGCEMGCLYASMGCKTTIIEALPRLLPREDDWAGRLLEKEFRKINLKALTDVKVSSAETSGDLCRLHLSSGEVLESEKVLVAVGRRPVISEETAKALSLELSVGEVVIDEKMQTSAKGVYALGDLAGKTYLAHGAYLEAEILADILAGKGGQIKDYHLVPRAVYSFPEAAGVGLTEKEAREKGIDYSVTKSGFLANGRSLAHNQTAGEVRIIKDKADGRIVGVSMVGESATEMISTARLIIGTNEKAGEVSFPHPTVSEVLKEAWMGAYGESIHLPPQK, encoded by the coding sequence ATGGCAAAAGATTACGATGCAGTGATAATAGGAGCGGGGCCGGGAGGCTATGCCGCAGGGATAAAATGCGCAAGAAACGGCCTCAAAACCGCTGTTATAGAGCGAGACAAGCCCGGAGGGACGTGTTTGAATTACGGCTGCATACCTTCGAAGGCGCTGCTTGGGTCTGCGGAGTTTATAATTAAAGCCAGACACGCAAACCTGATGGGGCTTGATGTATCTTTCGGCGAGCCGAACTGGGGCAGGATTCAATCCCGCAAAGATGCAATAGTAAAGAGCTTCACATCCGGCGTTGAAGGGCTGCTGCGTTCGAACGGAGCGGAGCTGATTATAGATGATGCCGAAGTAAAGGAAAATGGCTCGGTGAGGCTGAAAAATGCCGGCAGAGAAATCAGCTGCGAACACATAATTCTGGCAAGCGGGTCTGAGCCAAAAGGGATTCCCTCAATCCCATTCGACGGGAAAAAGGTAATTTCCAGCAAAGAGGCTTTGAACCTTAAAGAAATACCCAAATCCATGGTAATAATCGGCGGCGGGGTAATCGGCTGCGAGATGGGCTGTCTTTATGCCTCAATGGGCTGTAAAACCACAATTATCGAAGCCCTTCCGAGACTGCTTCCAAGGGAGGACGATTGGGCAGGCAGGCTGCTTGAGAAGGAATTCAGAAAGATAAACCTTAAAGCCCTTACTGATGTTAAAGTGAGCTCTGCGGAAACCTCAGGCGATCTATGCAGGCTTCATCTATCCTCAGGCGAGGTGCTTGAGAGCGAGAAGGTTTTAGTTGCTGTGGGAAGAAGGCCTGTAATAAGCGAGGAAACCGCCAAGGCCTTAAGCCTTGAGCTCAGCGTCGGCGAGGTGGTAATAGATGAGAAAATGCAGACATCCGCTAAAGGCGTTTACGCACTCGGAGACCTTGCCGGGAAAACATACCTCGCTCACGGCGCATATTTGGAGGCGGAGATCCTCGCAGACATTCTCGCGGGCAAAGGCGGGCAAATCAAAGACTACCATCTGGTTCCAAGGGCTGTATATTCCTTCCCCGAAGCGGCAGGCGTCGGGCTTACAGAGAAAGAGGCTCGGGAGAAAGGCATTGATTACAGCGTTACCAAATCGGGGTTTCTCGCAAACGGAAGAAGCCTTGCCCATAATCAGACAGCCGGCGAGGTGCGGATTATAAAAGACAAAGCTGACGGCCGTATAGTCGGAGTGAGCATGGTAGGAGAATCGGCAACTGAAATGATCAGCACAGCGAGGCTGATTATTGGTACAAACGAAAAGGCCGGCGAGGTTAGCTTCCCCCATCCTACAGTATCAGAAGTGCTCAAGGAGGCTTGGATGGGTGCATACGGCGAGAGCATTCATCTGCCGCCCCAAAAATAG
- a CDS encoding HAD-IIB family hydrolase: MNNPPKISPLYITDLDGTLLDENAAVSDFTKHKLNELISEGCRITLASARSIASIRKIMREVELNLPVIEVNGAFITDINTGEHLLSEPMEEGVCREIHKIIDFYQAMPFIFCCAEGKDRVFYEGLANEGMRWFLNDKSEDHRGRSEQVLIDDSVFQNETAGFIVIGSQTQIENIRGDIESRFSQKIDCYCFANPYCPEWHWLTIHSSRARKSEGVLSLAEELCTDLSDIVVFGDNTNDLPMLRLNSQGLQSVCVANAAESIKREASLICKSNTEDGVVKFIEKDFREKNRAGCSAESV; this comes from the coding sequence ATGAATAATCCACCAAAAATAAGCCCGCTTTATATTACAGACCTCGACGGAACACTGCTGGATGAAAACGCAGCTGTTTCAGATTTCACTAAACACAAACTCAATGAACTGATATCAGAAGGCTGCAGGATTACCTTAGCAAGCGCAAGAAGCATTGCTTCGATAAGAAAGATTATGCGAGAAGTTGAACTCAACCTTCCTGTAATTGAAGTGAACGGGGCGTTTATAACCGACATTAACACCGGCGAGCATCTGCTGAGCGAACCAATGGAAGAAGGCGTCTGCAGAGAAATACACAAAATCATAGACTTTTATCAGGCAATGCCGTTCATTTTCTGCTGCGCAGAAGGTAAAGACAGAGTTTTCTACGAAGGACTTGCAAATGAAGGTATGCGCTGGTTTTTAAACGACAAATCAGAAGACCACAGAGGCAGGTCTGAGCAGGTCTTAATTGACGACTCTGTTTTTCAAAATGAAACGGCCGGTTTTATTGTGATAGGCTCTCAAACTCAAATCGAAAATATAAGGGGTGATATCGAGAGCAGATTCAGCCAAAAAATAGACTGCTACTGCTTTGCAAACCCGTACTGTCCCGAATGGCACTGGCTCACTATACACAGCTCACGGGCGAGGAAATCAGAAGGTGTTTTAAGCCTGGCCGAAGAGCTCTGCACAGATTTGAGCGATATAGTGGTTTTCGGGGACAACACAAACGACCTGCCGATGCTGAGACTCAATTCGCAGGGGCTTCAGAGCGTATGCGTTGCAAATGCAGCTGAATCAATAAAAAGAGAAGCAAGTCTAATCTGCAAAAGCAACACTGAAGACGGCGTTGTTAAATTTATAGAAAAAGATTTCAGAGAAAAAAACAGAGCTGGCTGTTCAGCAGAATCTGTATGA
- the polA gene encoding DNA polymerase I produces the protein MPEKFYLIDGHALIYSSYFAPMRTNLSSPSGEPTKASYIFTTTLLGLINRKNPDMLAVAMDSREKSFRSDIFPEYKAQRPPMPEDMPQQIERIEQILEAMKIPVLRVKKYEADDIIGTLSEKASKEGLQTYICSGDKDMLQLIEKNVFVYDIKKDSVKDLNWLETEKQLTPEQFLDALALMGDTADNIPGVPDVGPKTAEQWIRKYGSLEKLYENAGEIKGKRGNSLRDSKEEAKLSRELVEIKRDCPVELRKQAFRLSDFDYDRLAEIFYELGFQRLYKTVGLEGKLEEIKTETKTEGKGKKKQTALFDNESEYESMKDGRQNYRLVGSEEELEELCGKLEKQTIFAIDTETSSIEPMKAELVGVSISWKQNEAYYIPVKAGGNAKTISTDKLKEKLGGILRNPNIKKAGQNVKYDIEVLWNSGLSLEGVSFDTMIASYLLNAERSSNSMDAMAKDYLNYECQPISDLIGKGKSQITFDKVPAEDAADYACEDADITFRLYEYLNQRLNQQPKLMKLFEELEMPLMKVLCRMEIEGVSIDCSVLEKMSREISSQIETLRDSIFAQTGSVFNIESPKQLSEVLFDKLKLPQIKKRSTDASVLEKLADFHPVIEDVQQFRQLVKLKGTYIDKLGAMVNPKTNRLHCSFNQTITATGRLSSSNPNLQNIPIRTDIGRKIRAAFVPGEKDGVILSADYSQVELRLLAHFSQDSQLLEAFNSDMDIHSFVASELLGADTENPEPELRAKAKAVNFGIIYGQGPYALSQSLGITQSEAKEFIDSYFHRYSSIKDFMQSVIDGAKTNGYVSTILGRRRAVPGINSSAKREKSSAERMAFNTTIQGSAADLIKAAMIEVQNQIDAEKLKAKMIIQIHDELVFECSRDDAEQNAKLISEIMENAIELRVRLKVDTGWGENWMTGH, from the coding sequence ATGCCCGAAAAATTTTATCTTATAGACGGCCACGCCTTAATATATTCGAGCTATTTTGCTCCGATGCGGACAAACCTTTCAAGCCCTTCAGGCGAGCCCACAAAGGCCTCATACATATTCACAACCACACTGCTCGGGCTGATAAACCGCAAAAATCCGGACATGCTTGCTGTGGCGATGGACAGCAGGGAAAAATCGTTCCGATCTGATATTTTTCCCGAGTATAAGGCGCAGAGGCCTCCAATGCCTGAAGATATGCCTCAGCAGATCGAGAGGATTGAGCAGATCCTCGAGGCTATGAAGATTCCTGTTTTGAGAGTGAAAAAATATGAAGCCGATGATATTATTGGAACACTTTCCGAAAAGGCCTCAAAAGAGGGGTTACAAACCTATATATGCTCCGGCGACAAGGATATGCTGCAGCTTATCGAAAAGAACGTGTTCGTTTACGACATAAAAAAAGATTCCGTGAAAGATTTGAACTGGCTGGAGACAGAAAAACAGCTCACCCCGGAGCAGTTTCTTGATGCACTTGCTCTTATGGGAGATACTGCAGACAATATCCCGGGTGTCCCGGATGTTGGGCCGAAAACTGCTGAGCAGTGGATCAGGAAATACGGCTCTCTCGAAAAGCTCTATGAAAATGCCGGCGAGATCAAAGGCAAGAGAGGCAATTCACTCAGAGACAGCAAAGAAGAGGCCAAGCTCAGCAGAGAGCTTGTGGAGATAAAACGGGACTGTCCTGTTGAGCTGAGAAAGCAGGCATTCCGGCTTTCGGATTTTGACTACGACAGGCTTGCAGAAATCTTCTACGAACTGGGCTTTCAGAGATTGTATAAGACAGTGGGACTTGAGGGTAAACTCGAAGAGATCAAAACAGAAACAAAAACAGAAGGCAAGGGAAAGAAAAAGCAGACCGCCCTGTTTGACAATGAATCAGAATATGAAAGTATGAAAGACGGCAGGCAAAACTACAGGCTTGTGGGGAGCGAAGAAGAGCTTGAAGAGCTTTGCGGGAAGCTTGAGAAACAAACGATTTTCGCAATCGACACCGAAACATCCAGCATTGAGCCTATGAAGGCCGAACTGGTTGGTGTAAGCATTTCATGGAAGCAGAACGAAGCCTATTATATACCCGTAAAGGCTGGCGGAAACGCAAAGACCATCAGCACCGATAAGCTCAAAGAAAAGCTCGGGGGCATCCTCAGAAATCCAAATATAAAGAAGGCCGGGCAAAACGTAAAGTACGATATCGAGGTGCTCTGGAATTCAGGGCTGAGCCTTGAAGGCGTGAGCTTTGATACGATGATTGCTTCGTATCTGCTAAATGCCGAGAGAAGCAGCAACTCAATGGATGCTATGGCCAAGGACTATCTCAACTATGAATGCCAGCCGATAAGCGATTTGATAGGCAAGGGCAAATCGCAGATAACATTCGATAAGGTTCCCGCCGAGGATGCGGCAGATTATGCCTGCGAGGATGCAGATATCACATTCAGGCTGTATGAGTATCTCAATCAGAGACTGAACCAGCAGCCAAAGCTTATGAAGCTTTTTGAAGAGCTCGAGATGCCTCTAATGAAGGTGCTTTGCAGGATGGAGATTGAAGGCGTGAGCATAGACTGTTCGGTGCTTGAGAAGATGAGCAGGGAAATCTCTTCTCAGATAGAAACGTTAAGAGATTCAATCTTTGCGCAAACCGGCTCGGTTTTCAATATAGAATCTCCCAAGCAGCTTTCTGAGGTGCTGTTTGACAAGCTCAAGCTCCCTCAGATAAAGAAACGGAGCACCGATGCATCTGTTCTGGAAAAGCTCGCAGATTTCCATCCGGTGATCGAGGATGTGCAGCAGTTCCGCCAGCTCGTAAAGCTCAAAGGCACATACATTGACAAGCTCGGGGCTATGGTTAACCCGAAAACAAACCGCCTGCATTGCAGCTTCAACCAGACAATAACCGCCACAGGAAGGCTGAGTTCATCCAATCCGAACTTGCAGAATATCCCGATACGTACAGATATAGGACGGAAGATTCGCGCTGCGTTTGTGCCGGGGGAGAAAGACGGCGTAATATTGAGCGCCGACTACTCACAGGTGGAGCTCAGGCTCCTCGCCCATTTCTCTCAGGACAGCCAGCTTCTGGAAGCATTCAACAGCGATATGGATATACACAGCTTCGTGGCAAGTGAACTTCTCGGGGCAGATACTGAGAACCCAGAGCCCGAGCTGAGAGCCAAGGCAAAGGCTGTGAATTTCGGCATTATTTACGGCCAAGGGCCTTATGCCCTTTCGCAGTCTCTGGGGATAACACAAAGCGAGGCGAAGGAATTTATCGACAGCTACTTTCATCGGTACAGCTCGATAAAGGATTTTATGCAGAGCGTAATCGACGGGGCAAAAACCAACGGTTATGTAAGCACAATACTCGGAAGACGCAGAGCTGTGCCCGGGATAAACTCCTCAGCAAAACGCGAGAAATCTTCTGCCGAGCGGATGGCCTTCAATACCACAATACAAGGCTCGGCTGCGGATTTGATTAAGGCTGCTATGATTGAGGTGCAGAATCAAATTGACGCAGAAAAACTCAAAGCTAAGATGATTATCCAGATTCACGATGAGCTGGTTTTCGAATGCAGCAGAGACGATGCTGAGCAAAACGCAAAGCTCATCAGCGAGATAATGGAAAACGCAATAGAGCTCAGGGTTAGACTGAAGGTGGACACCGGCTGGGGCGAAAACTGGATGACCGGGCATTGA